GGCCATAGAAAAGCACTTTATCCCGCTTCCGGAACCGATACCGGGGGCCCTCCGGGGCTGGAGTTTCTGGGGATaggtgggagagaagggagggttcTTTGCGCTCCACGCAGGCTCCAGCAAattccccacccctgccccttgGGCTCTCCGGGTATTGAAGCTCCCCTTCCATCCCTACAGTCTTTCCCCAGAGGGGCCCTTTGAATCCTCACTCTGCACCCGTAGCCTCCGCACCACCAAGAGGATGAGCACAGCGGTGACCAGCACCGCCACTCCGGCCCCGATCATCACACCCAGCACCTGCGGAACGAACGGCACAGGCTGGGCACCGCATATCCGTTTCGGCAAGCCCTCCTCCGGGGCCTTTAGAATCACCTCTGCCCCGGAGGAGGTCGTATTCAGCTCGTGACTCGGTGTCCCCATCTGCAGAATGGGTCAATGCCGGTTCCCTTCCCACCTCCACGGGGGAAGCGACCGACTCTTCCCTGAGGCTGGGTATCCCGCGATGCATGCCGGGAAACGTAGTTTCGCCTGCACATTCATCGTTCTCGAAGAGACAATCCCGCGGCGTATAGCAAGCCCGCCGGGAGTTGTAGTCCTGTGCACAAATTCCCCAACCCTTACCATTCCGGTTTGCAGTGGAGCCTCCATTGGTTGTTTCAGACTAGGTAGCAGGTCTGATAGCCTGCAGTCCTGGAAATCGAGGAGCAGAAAGGAGCAGAGCAAGATGTCAATCAAGCCTACCCAGCCCGAATCACAGGCTCTTACCCCAGTTCTACTCACAAGTCACGCCCCCTAGATACCTTTGGCCTGGATGACTTCTCCACTCGCCCGGGTTTGGTTGGGAGCGGCTAGAGGGGTTGCTGCTGGACAGAGGGATGCGGGCAAATTGACCTCCCATCCCGGATCTAGGGGTTCCTTGTTTGACCCCCTCGCTTATACATAAGGCAGACCAGACTCCCCAACATATTCATTAGCACCCAATGGCCAACGGGTAGTGGTCCAGTCAACAGCTCCCTGGCAGGTGTCCTTAGGCCATGGTCTCTTCTGAAAGTGGTTCCTTCGTTAGCCTTGACTTTCCATAGGTTTGACTAGTCTTGACTAACAAACCCTCAGGCTGGACGCCCTCCTACATCCTGTTAAGACTTGATGTTCCACTCCAGGAAAAGCTAGGACCCGTAAGCCAGGAAGCTGAGGCGACAACAGGACTCTGGGCTCCTAACCCAAGCCTGTCCTATAGAGAAGTTTGGGAGCTGGGGCGTTGAGCACTGCCATGGACTCTCTTGGAAATGGGACCCTAAGGCCCTCGGAGTGGGATGAGCTCCCAAAGTGTTATAGATTTATGCTTACAGATTGAACTGTCATGAAACAGGAAAGTTACGGTGCGGAGTATCCCTGGGATCAAAGGAATGATGCAGGCAGTATAACCAGGGACGCCAGAATTGGGGGAGGGTAGGAAGGGCGGCGCACTGGAAAGTTACTGAGAGATCCGGAGATATACATAACTACTATCTAAAAGTCTAGGTGTTGGGAGAGCACCCGAGCTTCCTGGAAGGTACTGAGGGAAGATGGAATGCTACCGGGACTCTTTTGGGACGCTGGAGATCTTTTTGATACCTTAGACTATTAATACGAATTTAGAGGGATCGCAGAGCCCTGAGATGCTACCTGGAACATCGTTAGAATAACTACTCCCCTTCTGTACTCCAGGACGCACCTGGCTATGGAAGCGGAAACACCGGTGCAAGGATCTCaggaatggggggtggggtgggagcatCAGAAAGTCGGGACCTACCCGGAATCAGAGGACAAACCGATACGGGACAAAGCTGAAGCTTGCTAACGGTCCTCGAAGGGACATCCTTGCTCGGTCGATGGAAACTCGAACCACCCAGGAGCTGCAACCAGTGTTCACCCAGCGTTGGCCAACACCCCTAGCTTTCCGTCCGCAGCCGCGGCACCTTTAAATTATTCCACTGCAAGGCACGCCCCAGCCCCGCCTCCCACCATGCTTGGAAGGTCGCACTGCGCCAGCCAAGCCGAGTGTGGcggcctcttaaaggagctgacTTGTGGTGAAAGGGCTGCCCTCCCACCCCAGCTACAAATTAGATCATCACGTTTATGTTCCCTTTTATTTAACAGCAACCGTACATGCCCTCCCTTTCCCAGTGTCCGATTCGACAAGTCCACAAGGCTTGTCAAAAGCAAATTCGAAAAATAAATAAGCTGGGGTTCCAGCAGTACAGGGGATAAAGTCTATGGCGATGATCCTGGAGTCAGTTCACCAGCAGCGAGTGGTCCTCCGGGGAGTCCCTGGAAAAGAGAAGTGGAAAGAAGGGGCTTTGGATCTCTGGCACAAACGCCTTCCCCTAGGCTCTATCAACCCACACCTGGGGCTCCAACCTTCCACAGCAGCAGAGCAGGCTGCAAGCCGAGCCACTTCCGCGCCGGAACTTGCCAGATGTGGGACTATCTTGGCACTGTTCGATGtaagcctggagctcactcttcTCTGTGCCAGtacctcccgggtgctggggAGAGATGATGCCCCAAAACAGCATGAAAGTTGGTCCTGACCGCTAAAGCTCTTAAGGTGCAGTCAACTGGGTGTCTACTGTTTCTCCGATGGGACCACCTTGGTCTCACTTCTGGACCTTTGCCTTGTAGCTTGCTTCACTGTAGAAACCTTTTCCATCCCTGGATGTGGCCACAGGTCTCAATTTTATTGGTTTAGTGCCCTCTGCTGTAGGCCAGGAGCCTACACTGTGTATTTTAGCAATCTATCTTGAAACAAGGCAACTCACAGCTACGAATGTGAGGCCTGAACTCCTACATCCAAAGGTGCTACGGGAGTGTGCTCCAGCAAGACTCAAGGTGGCTGCTTGGGGCCTGGGTGACAGTACTATACTTGTGGGATGGCTACAGATCAACCATGTGGGAACGAGCGCACACATCTGCTATCAATGACATAGAAGGAGGCAGGGTCCTAGGAAAACCTTCTTCTCATGACTTCCTGGGGCCACCACTATTTCTCCAAGCCCTTTCAAGTCTTGAATCTTCCATCCAGGGATTCCATCTCTCCAATCCAGAATTCTTAGGAGTAGAGGGGATTATTCTAAGCAGCCACCTGCCACAAAGGCTTTTGGATACTTATGTATATTTGCTTCATATTTGCGTGTGTGCTTAGCTCCTGTGTCTTCTTGGGTGCTAAGAAAAAGTTGTTTTCCTGCAGGCTGTGGGAGGCTGAATGAGAGGACAGCAGGGTATCAGGGAGGCAGGAATCACACTCAGTGTGGAGTACACTGGGCATCAAGTGGTCACCGTCCATCTAGTGCTAATGGGAAATATGAATAGTACATGGATTGATAGCCACTAGCAAGAGGTATAAAAGAAGCATGCAAAGTTACAGAAGGACCCTGATACAGTTGATATTAGGGTAAGGCTGGAAAAGCTGGAAACGTGGCTCAGTTGGAGAGCGATCGCGTGGCGTTCGGGAAGCCCTGGGtgccattcccagcaccacatacacTTGATGTGGTGGTAAGTATCTATAAGCCAGCACtcaggtgagggaagcaggaggacagaagttcaaggctattctccaAGGGTAGAACTTAACAGGCCTgtaagatggttcagagggtaaatAAAAGTGTTTGACACCAACCCCGGTGATTCCACAtcgtggaagaagagaacagacttcCACAAACAACACTATGCTGTGCACAACCCTCTCCCACCCCCCCCaaataagaaaatgtttgaaaaagatCATATGGCGGAGGGAGGaggccagtgagacagctcagcaggccTCAAGCTCAGGTACCTCCACATGTAATGAAATGTGTGTGTAAgggtgtatgcatacacacacacacacacacacagaggagagagtaaataaaatacacgttcttgttttgtttttgtttagcagGACTACAGAAATCTATCCTTTCCCGCCCATCCAGCTGAATGAAGCTGTGATATGCCCCAGGCTTCTCTTTCAGGATGACCCCCCCACACAACCCCAACGACCTGCAAATCCAGTTCCAGCCTGCTCTCTCCTCAGACTGTCTTTCCTGCTTGACCTACTGTGACCCCAGGTCAACTCTGTGAAGTCAGGCAGCCCTTGGAACTAAttcaggagaaggggagaagggaaaaggattctgaggaagggaggagggtaaAGATGGCTGACCTTGATGGTGTCATAGGCTCCTGTGATTAGCGCAATGAAGAGACTCAGCACCATGTAGATGAAGAGGCTGATGAAGGAGTAGAGGTAGAGCTGGGAGAAGAGCCACACCAGGCTACTGCGACCCTGCTGGGCCTGCATGGCTGCGAATGTCACAAACATGTCGTCCCCATTGATGAGCGAAAACAGACACTCAGAAACCATGGACAGCGAGCGGAACTGTAGACAGTGAGAGGATAGGTATGGCTGGGGGTTGTCAGGCTCACCAGGGGTCAGCGGCAGAATGACTGGTAACTGGACCCATCTGAGGGTCATCATATCAATGGTGAGGTCGGGGAGTTAAAGGTCACAGGCTAAAGGCTGATAGGTGGAGTAACCCAAGTCAAGACAGTCATCAGTGACCACAAGAATGACCAGGTCACAGGGTCAATGTCAGGATCCCTGGGGGTCAGAGGGGACAGAATATAAAACTGCTACAAGGTGCagaggaggtggctcagctgataaagtaTGAGATTCCAAGTTTGAGCCCCAGCATCTACATAAAAAACTGGGTGTGGAagtgtgcctgcaatcccagaactagagaggtgaAGACAGGGGGATCCCTTGGGGCTCAGAGGCCAGATAATTGATCCTGATTATGGGTTACAGACcaattagaccctgtctcaaaagaaaaaaaccaagataTGGCTGGACATGATGAcactcccagcattctggaggcagaagcatgtatgcctgtgagtttgaggctagcctgtttatatgttccaggacagtcagggctacactgtgagaccctgtcttaaaacaaaactatttgggtgaaatttttttttagaaatgacagcaaaagctgacctctgacttccatatacatgtgcatacacagtacatgtacacatgtgctcacacacatgcacaatttacttacacagaagataaaacaaaacctacAAGTCTGTAGGTATGGTAGCAGAGGTCAAGGTGGGCCTTCCAGGTCATCAGATCAACAACTAAGAGTCCAGAGGCTGGGAGAGGGGTGGGAACCTGGGGCCCTTTGGCAGTTCACAAATACTCACAGCCCCCAGTAGCCCATACCTTGACATGGTAGGGCCCCAGGACAATCCAGCCACAGAAGCAATAGCCCAGGTAGATGACAgccacacagcagcagaaacGCATAACACTGGGCAATGCCACACGCAGCGTGGCAATCAGGATCTGCAGAGAGGAAACGGGACCACAGTGAAGACAATGGCCACAACCCAACTAGCTCTCAAATGGCAGGGAGGACCTCACCAATGTGACCAGAGGAGCTGCTGAGTTTAGATAGGGCAGGACCCACCTGGGAGGAGCCTAGGACATACCACAGCTGGACTCAGCTGGACGGGCAGGTAGGGACAGGCTCCCGTGGTCCTGCCCGGGTACAAAGACGCGTGTGTCTGTGGTAGGTGGGTATAAGAAAGAGATTTGTGGTTTGGAAATGGAGCTCGGTTGTAGAGCGCCTAGTACGCACAGGGCCTTGAGTGTGATCCCTGGCGCTACCTAAAACCAAGCATGATGGCAGACAGCtatcattccagcacttgggaggcagaaactaaaagaacaggaactcaaggttATCTTCAGCTGTGtagtaaggccagcctgggctacataagaccttgcctttaaaaaaaataaaatacaaagctgATGgaagtggtgcatgcttttaatcccagcactcagggaggcagaagcaggaaaatctctgatttcaaggccaacatggtcaggactacacagagaaaacacgtatcaaaaaaaccaaaacctaaaactaaaaaataaagatgtagtggtgcacatctttaatcccagcactcaagaggcagaggcaggtggatctctgtgagtttgaggccagagcaagttccaggacagccagggatacacagagaaaccctgtctcaaaaacttgaaaataaataaaaaataaataaaggaagaagaaaggggcttGTGATGGGTCACCGACTGACAAGAATTAGTGACTGCTTTATGTGCTTGGGTCTGTTTGAGAACTTGGGGCAGATGATACCCAGGGCCGGCTCAGGGGCAGGAGACTTACGTTGTACTTGTGGAAAAAAGTCAGGTAGCGGATGACACCAACCCAGACGAGTAGCGTGGAGGTACCCAAGAGGATGCTGCAGACATCATAGCTAGCTAGGTTCTGTGGGCAGGAGTGAGGGATCAACTCATAGGCATACTCTACAAGGGGGAAAGGTGGTCCCCAAACAGGCAAAGAAAcgaagacagagacacagggccCCGAGAGCAGGGCACTGGAAGGACTCGTACCTTTGCCTCAATGCCAATCTTCATGACAGTGCCCGAGATGGTAAGCACATCACTGGTAACCAACAGGATGTACCAGCCATTGACGAACTCGAGCCGTTCCCACAGACTGATTTCCCGACCCCGTCGCCGCCACATGAATGCAACAAACTCCTATGGGAGGAGCCCAGGTGAGGGTCTATCTAGAAACTACCAGGCCATCACCCCCACTATGGCCCCAGGGCTGGGCAAGGCGGGCACCAGCGCTCGTGACACCAGGGCCTCACGTTCTGCAGCAGGAAGCCACGTAGTAGTGAACGGGCACACAGCAAGAAAGACAGGGAGCAGGTGAGGATGACCACCACATCAAATAGAAGCCGGAAGCTGTTGTCTCCTACAGGAAGGAGGGTGGGTTCCATCAAAACTCACATGGGGTCATAAGAGGTGGGGGTTAAGGGCTGGGCTAAGGAAGGAGTCCTggaggagagggtgtgtgtgtgtgtgtgtgtgtgtgtgtgtgtgtgtgtgtgtgtgtgtggctggttTAGGGCCATCAGTAGATTTAGGGATTCCCTAGTGTTAAAATCCCTGATGAGCACTGATACGAAGCACACTTCTTTTGCAGTGTTAAGTCAAGCACTCTTCCACTAAAATCCATCCCCACCCtgttttatttggttgtttgtctcaaagacaggatctcatacaTCCCAGTGTGATCTCAAACTTATTATGTAAccaaggttggtcttgaattcagcCTCCAGaatactaggattacaggaaaactaattttttaaaaataatttcaaagcacTGAGAATTGAAGATATGACCTCATATCTGCTAGGAATTactctgctactgagctacatctccagtctatttcgttttattttgagacagagtcttgcacAGCCCAGGGCAATCTGggattcactatgtagtcaaggtgaccttgaactcctaaccctTGCGCTGAGAgtataggaaaatatttatttacttacttatttatttgcagTACTAGTGACTATACCTAagccttgagcatgctaggcaacaATTGTACCACTGGGCAACATCCCCAgtcatctttttactttttgttttaaggTCTCTAAATTGCCCAGCTGTCTTTGAGTTCATTCTGAAGGCCAGTAGGCCAGGCAGATTTTGAATTTGTGATCATCCTACATCACCCTCCTAAAgagttgggattataggcctgcctACTTGTGGTGGACTTGACTGGGTCCAGGATACTCCCAGGCAGGTCATGGTGCATGATTCTAGGCTGGCTCACAAACAAGGTGTGGAAGGTAAGGATGCTGGAAAGTACTATAGGAGGCCCAGGAAACACCTGGGAGTTATGACTGTTTGGGgggcagtgtgtgtgggggggaagggTCTGAGGGTAGGAGGGTTTTACCATGTCTGGAGACGCTGGGATGTTTACACTCCTGGATGTGGGTCTGAGTCTCCAGGCGGATAGGGATTCGTCCACTGTGTGCTTTATTGTCAAACGTGATCTGAAGGGGTAAGGGCATAGTAAGCCTGAGCAGCCCCAAGTACCAGTCCCCAACCCCCATGACAGATGGCCCAGGTCCTAGCCTCTACCCCATCACTCTCATACCATCTTGGTGAAAGCTTTCTGATGCCCCCTAACCAGGCAGAGGGTGCATGGGAGTCAATTTGCTCACCAGGACACTGAAGGTGTAACAGTCTGGGATCTCATTGTTGATGAGGCTCTGCAGGTTAATTGTCTTCAGCTGGAAGTGGATGGTGACGTTGATCAGCCTATTGGGGGAGGCTTAGGTGAGGGTCAGGCACTCAATGTCAGTCGCTCCTATCCTGTGCTGACTCTGCAGCTAGCAGAGGAAATAGCTGTGGTGGCTCCAGCCCCCGACCAACTCCATGAAAGTGGCTTTAGATCCAGATGTCTGGACTCTTGCCACtccacccaccccatcctcagCTGGGCCCTTGAGCCCCTCAAGGAATCAATCCCCTCAAGAGAAAATGGTAATACTTGTGGAATTTCAGTGTGAGGTTCTTGTAACTGGTGCTGCTATCCAAGAGCTCCAAGTCCTCACTGGGGATGTCGGGGGGTCTGTCAGGAGGATCCACCTGGATACAGTCTGAAGACAGGTAGTCACGTCACAGAAAGGACTCAGGGCACTGGGGAGGCCCAGGCCAGTCTCCCACAGTTCTGTCAGCCTTCTTCACGGTTTCAACTCCCACTTTATGCTTTATTGCTTTTTTCCAGTACTAGGGATCAAGCCTAGAATTTGCGTGCTAGGCCAGAGTTCACCAGAGCTATACCTTCAGCCCTCCCTTCACACTTGACCTTTTGTTGCCTCCACCCAAACCAGGGTTATGATCTACCTTATGCTCTACAGAGACCACAGCGTCCCATGGGCTCTCCAAAAGCTCAGTGAGTGAATGGCATTCAAAACAATGCCTGGCTCTTCCTGCGGCGTGCATTCCAGTCAGCACGCTGCACATGTCAAATTGTTCATGTTTATATAATCTGATCACACAGACAGATAGCTGACAAGGGCAGGATTTgacatactttttctttttctctatttccctttcttccaCAGCCTCACCTTTAGCCTCTCACTGGGGCATTCTAGGCAGGCTCTCTAGTGCTGAGACATATCTGTAGCCCCTAGGTCAGGATTTTAATCCTGGAAACCTAAACTCCCCAAAATTAGGCCCTGCCCTGGCTACTCACCAGTGATTACCCTTGGGTCAATGTCAAAGGTATCATTGGCTGGGTCCACATGGCCACGGTGGTAGTACTGCTGGCAGAGAGCCAGAGCAGAGCCATTGGCCCAAGGACCACCCCCACCACGGACGTAGGCATACCGGCCCAGGGATATGTCAGGCAGGATCAGGTACTATGAATAGAGAGAAGAGGGCCTGTCAGCCCCACCTGTGTTGCACAGTACTCCCCCAACCCTCTCACACCTGCTCCCTCTACCTGGTCCACAGCGTAGAAGATGGCTTGGTAGAGCTGTTCCCGTGTGTAGGCAGCAAAGGTGTCATCAGCGCCATCAGAGTAGCCCAGCAGGAAGAGATGTCGGAAGGCGATGGTGTTCTCTTCCCGGAATGTCACCACCAACTGATTGCTGAGCCCAAAGAGAATGAGCTGCCAAGAAGGAGCCAGAGGTTGGCCCTGATAGCACAACTAAGCAAGGCATaggtagaggaagaaaaagggaatcCAAGAGATGTTCCCTGGGGCAAGACAAGGCCCCAGTGGCACTGCAGGGGGGAGTCTGTAATTTGCTATTCAGTCAAAGATAACCTTGACCCTGACCTTCCtggctctacctcccaagtgctgggatgataggtgtacaccaccacacctggtttatgcagtaCCGGGGATGAAACCtaaggcttcatgcatgccaggcaaatgctctaccagctgagctagaTCCCCAGCTGTCTTGGGGTTACTAttgtgataaaacagcatgaccaaaaaaaaaaaaaaaaaaaaaaacagcatgaccaaaagcaacctggggaggtttatttggcttacactttcacatctcagttcatcactgaaagaagtcaggacagaaactcaaacagggcaggaacctggaggcagaagccgatacaaaggccatggaggggtgctgcttactggcttgctctctctctatggcttgctcagcctgctttcttatagaacccaggaccaccagcccaggggtagcgccttccacaatgggctggaccctctatCATCTATCATGAATTAGGAAAATACCCAACAGCTTATTTACcaccagatcttatggaggcattttctcaattgaggttccctcctgtccgatgattttagcttgtgtcaGCATATAAAAACCACCAGCTCCTTGTACTTCTTCTTCTTTGCCTTGAGTAACATGGCGCTCTTCACTTCTCACTCCTTAAGTTCCATGCTGCACCCACAAAAGCATCCCCAGTACACAGCACAAGATGGATACTGGTAAACCTCACAGCAGTGGAGTATGGTCAATAAGTTTATTGATTGGCAGGTGGTGTGCTAAACCCAAGCCTCCAGGATAAGAACTGCAGGTCTACTTTTGCTGAGAGGAGATCAGGATAGCATCAGATTAACTGGATTCAAATGCCGTCTACCCAGTGCTCAGTCATGACTCTTAACCTGTGTGAGCCTCAAGGGCATTTAGGTATACACTGGAGGGAAGAGTATGGCCAGTGCTTCTGGGACACTACAAGGAGTTCCTGAGCACAAATCTCAGACTCCTTCCTAACTGGTAACCACTGTCATTGTCGTTATGAGGCAACAAGGGGTCCCTCTGAGATGAGAACAGTGGCTGTGGTGGTTTTGGTGCCATTTGGCAGAAGCCCTGCCTGACTGGGCTCACCTGCACAGTGACCACCAGGATCTTGACCACCTGCAGCATCAGCTTGCAGGGCTTACGGCCTTTGGCTCGGAACTTGTCGCAGGGACTCATGAAGAAGTACTTGAGGCGGCGGCGGAGGTCTTCCTCTTCTGGGGGCGTTGTTGGGACTGGTGAAGTCCCCACCTGGGTCCCATACCCAGGATTGGGGGTCAACAGTCTCTCAGTTTctaaaagaatgggaaaagacagTAGAAGATCAGGGATGGACAATGCCCTTTGCTTCCTTCCCCAGCAAGTCCCACCAATCCTACAGGCAAGGGCGAAtgcagaagaaaa
The Chionomys nivalis chromosome 3, mChiNiv1.1, whole genome shotgun sequence genome window above contains:
- the Mcoln1 gene encoding mucolipin-1, with the protein product MATSAGRRGSETERLLTPNPGYGTQVGTSPVPTTPPEEEDLRRRLKYFFMSPCDKFRAKGRKPCKLMLQVVKILVVTVQLILFGLSNQLVVTFREENTIAFRHLFLLGYSDGADDTFAAYTREQLYQAIFYAVDQYLILPDISLGRYAYVRGGGGPWANGSALALCQQYYHRGHVDPANDTFDIDPRVITDCIQVDPPDRPPDIPSEDLELLDSSTSYKNLTLKFHKLINVTIHFQLKTINLQSLINNEIPDCYTFSVLITFDNKAHSGRIPIRLETQTHIQECKHPSVSRHGDNSFRLLFDVVVILTCSLSFLLCARSLLRGFLLQNEFVAFMWRRRGREISLWERLEFVNGWYILLVTSDVLTISGTVMKIGIEAKNLASYDVCSILLGTSTLLVWVGVIRYLTFFHKYNILIATLRVALPSVMRFCCCVAVIYLGYCFCGWIVLGPYHVKFRSLSMVSECLFSLINGDDMFVTFAAMQAQQGRSSLVWLFSQLYLYSFISLFIYMVLSLFIALITGAYDTIKHPGGTGTEKSELQAYIEQCQDSPTSGKFRRGSGSACSLLCCCGRDSPEDHSLLVN